In Astatotilapia calliptera chromosome 16, fAstCal1.2, whole genome shotgun sequence, one genomic interval encodes:
- the tex30 gene encoding testis-expressed protein 30 isoform X1, protein METFLEEAVKVPFGAKSLDAALCVPAAMSDAHTAVILTHGAGGDMNFSQLVSLAHQLASHGFLCLRFTCKGLNLAHRLKAYTAVWDYLKSLQRFTVKRVFFGGRSMGCRAAAALARRLSEESEAAVEGVICLSFPLHPPGQTHAHRQRSEDLRVLPAHTRVLFVSGTEDDMCDRVHFDTTVKEMKAQVEILWLRGGSHGLKVKGRSEVSVMEEVNLKVISWIRNQAAQAP, encoded by the exons ATGGAGACGTTTCTGGag GAGGCGGTGAAGGTGCCGTTTGGGGCCAAATCTTTAGATGCTGCCCTGTGCGTCCCTGCCGCCATGTCGGACGCTCACACCGCCGTGATCCTCACGCACGGAGCCGGGGGAGACATGAACTTCAGTCAGCTGGTTTCTCTGGCTCACCAGCTGGCATCACACGGTTTCCTGTGCCTGCGCTTTACATGCAAAGGTTTGAACCTGGCTCACAGGCTGAAGGCGTACACTGCTGTGTGG GACTACCTGAAGTCACTGCAGAGGTTCACAGTAAAACGCGTCTTTTTTGGAG GCAGGTCGATGGGGTGTCGTGCGGCTGCAGCTTTAGCTAGGCGACTGAGCGAGGAATCCGAGGCCGCGGTGGAGGGTGTGATCTGCTTGTCTTTCCCCCTGCACCCCCCAGGACAGACGCATGCACACCGCCAACGGAGCGAAGATCTAAGGGTGCTGCCGGCGCACACGCGTGTGCTGTTTGTGTCGGGCACTGAGGACGACATGTGTGACAGG GTTCACTTTGACACGACGGTGAAAGAAATGAAAGCTCAGGTTGAGATTTTGTGGCTACGAGGAGGCAGCCATGGACTGAAGGTGAAAGGCCGTTCTGAGGTGTCCGTGATGGAGGAAGTGAACCTAAAAGTCATCTCTTGGATCAGGAATCAGGCGGCACAGGCCCCTTAA
- the tex30 gene encoding testis-expressed protein 30 isoform X2 gives MSDAHTAVILTHGAGGDMNFSQLVSLAHQLASHGFLCLRFTCKGLNLAHRLKAYTAVWDYLKSLQRFTVKRVFFGGRSMGCRAAAALARRLSEESEAAVEGVICLSFPLHPPGQTHAHRQRSEDLRVLPAHTRVLFVSGTEDDMCDRVHFDTTVKEMKAQVEILWLRGGSHGLKVKGRSEVSVMEEVNLKVISWIRNQAAQAP, from the exons ATGTCGGACGCTCACACCGCCGTGATCCTCACGCACGGAGCCGGGGGAGACATGAACTTCAGTCAGCTGGTTTCTCTGGCTCACCAGCTGGCATCACACGGTTTCCTGTGCCTGCGCTTTACATGCAAAGGTTTGAACCTGGCTCACAGGCTGAAGGCGTACACTGCTGTGTGG GACTACCTGAAGTCACTGCAGAGGTTCACAGTAAAACGCGTCTTTTTTGGAG GCAGGTCGATGGGGTGTCGTGCGGCTGCAGCTTTAGCTAGGCGACTGAGCGAGGAATCCGAGGCCGCGGTGGAGGGTGTGATCTGCTTGTCTTTCCCCCTGCACCCCCCAGGACAGACGCATGCACACCGCCAACGGAGCGAAGATCTAAGGGTGCTGCCGGCGCACACGCGTGTGCTGTTTGTGTCGGGCACTGAGGACGACATGTGTGACAGG GTTCACTTTGACACGACGGTGAAAGAAATGAAAGCTCAGGTTGAGATTTTGTGGCTACGAGGAGGCAGCCATGGACTGAAGGTGAAAGGCCGTTCTGAGGTGTCCGTGATGGAGGAAGTGAACCTAAAAGTCATCTCTTGGATCAGGAATCAGGCGGCACAGGCCCCTTAA
- the poglut2 gene encoding protein O-glucosyltransferase 2 isoform X2 → MRCLRLTASPGEKTFEVKIVSPVEQFTRIWIQVLDRRDGSFLVRYRMYATYSELHVHVLLKNEHVAKSPFVLKGPVYHEGCDCPRESGSAWEAHMHCPPSFAQIERDLSFYPSVDPDRNAQEIPQRFGQRQSLCHYTVKDNKIYVRTFGEHVGFRIFMDAILLSLTRKVRLPDVEFFVNLGDWPLEKRKPPEKLHPIFSWCGSNNTRDIVMPTYDLTESVLETMGRVSLDMMSVQANTGPPWPEKNATAFWRGRDSRQERLELVKLSRAHPHIIDAAFTNFFFFKHDESLYGPLVKHVSFFDFFKYKYQINIDGTVAAYRLPYLLAGDSVVLKQDSGYYEHFYKQLRAWEHYIPVRADLRDLLEKIQWARDHDEEAKKIALAGQQFARSHLMGDTIFCYYYILIKDYAKLQVTEPKIRKDMEVVEQPADDLFPCSCHRTNVKDEL, encoded by the exons ATGCGGTGTCTGCG TTTGACTGCATCACCTGGTGAGAAAACCTTTGAAGTAAAGATTGTGTCTCCTGTGGAGCAGTTCACCAGGATTTGGATCCAGGTCCTGGATCGTCGGGATGGCTCATTCCTGGTCCGCTACCGAATGTACGCCACCTACTCGGAGCTTCACGTCCACGTTTTGCTGAAGAACGAGCACGTTGCCAAGTCACCGTTTGTTCTCAAAG GCCCGGTCTATCACGAGGGATGCGACTGTCCCCGGGAGAGCGGCTCTGCGTGGGAGGCCCACATGCACTGCCCTCCGTCCTTCGCACAGATAGAGAGGGACCTGTCCTTTTACCCGAGTGTCGACCCAGATCGTAACGCACAGGAGATCCCACAGCGCTTCGGACAGCGGCAGAGCCTCTGCCACTACACCGTCAAagacaacaag ATCTACGTGAGGACATTTGGGGAACATGTCGGGTTTAGAATCTTTATGGATGCCATCCTGCTGTCTCTCACCAGAAAG GTGCGGCTCCCTGATGTGGAGTTCTTTGTTAATCTCGGTGACTGGCCGTTGGAGAAGAGGAAGCCTCCCGAGAAGCTTCATCCCATCTTCTCCTGGTGTggctccaataacaccagagaTATCGTCATGCCGACCTATGACCTGACCGAGTCCGTCCTGGAGACCATGGGGAG GGTGAGCCTGGACATGATGTCGGTTCAGGCCAACACGGGGCCGCCGTGGCCCGAGAAGAACGCCACCGCCTTCTGGAGGGGGCGGGACAGCCGACAGGAGCGCCTGGAGCTGGTCAAGCTTTCGAGGGCTCACCCGCACATCATAGACGCCGCCTTTactaatttcttcttcttcaaacaCGACGAGAGCCTCTACGGGCCGCTCGTCAAACATGTTTcgttttttgactttttcaaG TACAAGTACCAAATCAACATTGATGGCACTGTGGCAGCTTATCGGCTGCCGTACCTGCTGGCGGGGGACAGCGTGGTCCTGAAGCAGGATTCTGGGTACTACGAACATTTCTACAAGCAGCTTCGAGCGTGGGAGCACTACATCCCTGTCAGGGCAGACCTGAGAGACCTGCTGGAGAAGATCCAGTGGGCGCGTGACCACGACGAAGAG gcAAAGAAAATTGCTCTCGCAGGTCAGCAGTTTGCCCGCAGTCACCTCATGGGGGACACCATCTTCTGTTATTACTACATACTGATCAag GACTACGCCAAACTCCAGGTCACCGAGCCGAAGATCCGGAAGGACATGGAAGTCGTGGAGCAGCCTGCTGATGACCTGTTCCCATGTTCCTGCCACAGGACAAAC gtgaAGGATGAACTGTGA
- the poglut2 gene encoding protein O-glucosyltransferase 2 isoform X1 gives MSALRPWWLLFCLAVLGHDLRGSQAGSAPSAANTLVWGPGLEASVVLPARFFYIQAADSSGKNLTASPGEKTFEVKIVSPVEQFTRIWIQVLDRRDGSFLVRYRMYATYSELHVHVLLKNEHVAKSPFVLKGPVYHEGCDCPRESGSAWEAHMHCPPSFAQIERDLSFYPSVDPDRNAQEIPQRFGQRQSLCHYTVKDNKIYVRTFGEHVGFRIFMDAILLSLTRKVRLPDVEFFVNLGDWPLEKRKPPEKLHPIFSWCGSNNTRDIVMPTYDLTESVLETMGRVSLDMMSVQANTGPPWPEKNATAFWRGRDSRQERLELVKLSRAHPHIIDAAFTNFFFFKHDESLYGPLVKHVSFFDFFKYKYQINIDGTVAAYRLPYLLAGDSVVLKQDSGYYEHFYKQLRAWEHYIPVRADLRDLLEKIQWARDHDEEAKKIALAGQQFARSHLMGDTIFCYYYILIKDYAKLQVTEPKIRKDMEVVEQPADDLFPCSCHRTNVKDEL, from the exons ATGTCTGCACTGCGGCCGTGGTGGCTGCTCTTCTGTCTGGCTGTGCTCGGGCATGACCTGCGGGGGTCTCAGGCGGGCTCGGCCCCCAGCGCTGCGAACACTTTAGTATGGGGACCCGGGCTGGAGGCTAGCGTCGTCCTTCCAGCTCGATTCTTCTACATACAGGCGGCGGACAGCTCGGGGAAAAA TTTGACTGCATCACCTGGTGAGAAAACCTTTGAAGTAAAGATTGTGTCTCCTGTGGAGCAGTTCACCAGGATTTGGATCCAGGTCCTGGATCGTCGGGATGGCTCATTCCTGGTCCGCTACCGAATGTACGCCACCTACTCGGAGCTTCACGTCCACGTTTTGCTGAAGAACGAGCACGTTGCCAAGTCACCGTTTGTTCTCAAAG GCCCGGTCTATCACGAGGGATGCGACTGTCCCCGGGAGAGCGGCTCTGCGTGGGAGGCCCACATGCACTGCCCTCCGTCCTTCGCACAGATAGAGAGGGACCTGTCCTTTTACCCGAGTGTCGACCCAGATCGTAACGCACAGGAGATCCCACAGCGCTTCGGACAGCGGCAGAGCCTCTGCCACTACACCGTCAAagacaacaag ATCTACGTGAGGACATTTGGGGAACATGTCGGGTTTAGAATCTTTATGGATGCCATCCTGCTGTCTCTCACCAGAAAG GTGCGGCTCCCTGATGTGGAGTTCTTTGTTAATCTCGGTGACTGGCCGTTGGAGAAGAGGAAGCCTCCCGAGAAGCTTCATCCCATCTTCTCCTGGTGTggctccaataacaccagagaTATCGTCATGCCGACCTATGACCTGACCGAGTCCGTCCTGGAGACCATGGGGAG GGTGAGCCTGGACATGATGTCGGTTCAGGCCAACACGGGGCCGCCGTGGCCCGAGAAGAACGCCACCGCCTTCTGGAGGGGGCGGGACAGCCGACAGGAGCGCCTGGAGCTGGTCAAGCTTTCGAGGGCTCACCCGCACATCATAGACGCCGCCTTTactaatttcttcttcttcaaacaCGACGAGAGCCTCTACGGGCCGCTCGTCAAACATGTTTcgttttttgactttttcaaG TACAAGTACCAAATCAACATTGATGGCACTGTGGCAGCTTATCGGCTGCCGTACCTGCTGGCGGGGGACAGCGTGGTCCTGAAGCAGGATTCTGGGTACTACGAACATTTCTACAAGCAGCTTCGAGCGTGGGAGCACTACATCCCTGTCAGGGCAGACCTGAGAGACCTGCTGGAGAAGATCCAGTGGGCGCGTGACCACGACGAAGAG gcAAAGAAAATTGCTCTCGCAGGTCAGCAGTTTGCCCGCAGTCACCTCATGGGGGACACCATCTTCTGTTATTACTACATACTGATCAag GACTACGCCAAACTCCAGGTCACCGAGCCGAAGATCCGGAAGGACATGGAAGTCGTGGAGCAGCCTGCTGATGACCTGTTCCCATGTTCCTGCCACAGGACAAAC gtgaAGGATGAACTGTGA